The following coding sequences are from one Lipingzhangella halophila window:
- a CDS encoding D-alanine--D-alanine ligase family protein — protein MADLDRVLVLAGGMTPEHEVSVRSGRRVAQSLRRLGIETQTADVDSALLGTLANDPPQVVFPVLHGAAGEDGAIREILELCGVPYVGAPPAACRVAFAKPTAKALVAQHGVHVPRGVTLPKSAFHDLGAPALVERVVATLGSPLFVKPDQGGSAFGATSVDSPEELSAALVSCFAYSDAAVIEERVAGTEIAVGVLDTGDGPFALPPVEIVPDGGVYDYAARYTPGRTEFFCPARLPDETVRAATETALTAHRALGLRDVSRTDLIVDSDGRARFLEVNVAPGMTETSTFPLAAAAAGFDFDVVCRDLAHRALLRG, from the coding sequence GTGGCCGATCTCGACCGGGTGCTCGTACTCGCCGGTGGCATGACCCCCGAGCACGAGGTCAGCGTGCGCTCGGGGCGGCGCGTCGCGCAGTCGCTGCGCCGCCTCGGAATCGAGACCCAGACCGCCGATGTCGACTCCGCCTTGCTGGGCACCCTGGCGAACGACCCGCCGCAGGTGGTGTTCCCGGTACTGCACGGCGCGGCGGGCGAGGACGGCGCGATCCGCGAGATCCTGGAGCTGTGCGGCGTCCCCTACGTCGGCGCGCCGCCCGCGGCCTGCCGGGTCGCGTTCGCCAAGCCAACCGCCAAGGCGCTGGTGGCCCAGCACGGGGTGCACGTGCCGCGCGGCGTCACCCTGCCGAAGTCGGCCTTCCACGACCTGGGAGCGCCCGCGCTGGTCGAACGCGTTGTCGCGACCCTCGGTTCGCCCCTGTTCGTCAAGCCCGACCAGGGAGGATCGGCATTCGGCGCCACCTCGGTCGACTCCCCTGAGGAGCTCTCGGCGGCCCTGGTGAGCTGCTTCGCCTACAGCGATGCCGCGGTCATCGAGGAGCGGGTTGCCGGAACCGAGATCGCCGTCGGCGTTCTCGACACCGGCGACGGCCCATTCGCGCTGCCGCCGGTGGAGATCGTGCCCGATGGCGGGGTCTACGACTACGCGGCACGCTATACGCCCGGCCGCACCGAGTTCTTCTGCCCGGCGCGGCTGCCCGACGAGACTGTGCGGGCCGCCACCGAGACCGCGCTGACCGCGCACCGCGCCCTGGGATTGCGGGACGTCTCGCGAACCGACCTCATCGTCGACAGCGACGGGCGGGCGCGCTTCCTGGAAGTCAACGTCGCCCCCGGGATGACCGAGACCTCGACGTTCCCGCTCGCCGCGGCGGCGGCCGGGTTCGACTTCGACGTCGTCTGCCGCGACCTCGCGCACCGCGCCCTGCTGCGCGGCTGA
- a CDS encoding aminotransferase-like domain-containing protein has protein sequence MVASEVRALFAVASRPEVVSLAGGMPNVGALPLDRIGDIVQKVVAEQGGVALQYGSAQGDPVLREHICEVMSLEGIEAGSEDVIVTVGSQQALDLVTRVFVDPGDVVLAEAPTYVTAINTFAAFQADIQHVAMDGDGVIPEALEETLANLTAAGRRVKFFYTVPNFHNPAGVTLSAERRHRVLEICERYGLLVLEDNPYGLLRYEGEPLRALRADAPDNVIYLGSFSKTLSPGFRIGWALAPPAVRDKLVLAAESAMLSHSTFNQMVVGQYLASHPWREQIKDFNEMYRERRDTMLASLESLMPAGCSWTSPQGGFFVWVTLPEGLDSKAMLPRAVTERVAYVPGTGFYATNEGHGSMRLSFCYPTPEQIREGIRRLVGAIENETALRDTFGSAAAPNTSGPDTPTPDLP, from the coding sequence ATGGTGGCCTCCGAGGTGCGGGCGCTGTTCGCCGTGGCCTCCCGGCCCGAGGTCGTCTCGCTCGCGGGCGGGATGCCCAACGTGGGCGCGTTGCCGCTGGACCGCATCGGCGACATCGTGCAAAAGGTGGTCGCCGAGCAAGGGGGCGTCGCGCTGCAGTACGGCTCCGCCCAGGGCGACCCCGTGCTGCGCGAGCACATTTGCGAGGTCATGAGCCTTGAGGGCATCGAGGCCGGCTCTGAGGACGTCATCGTCACCGTTGGCTCCCAGCAGGCGCTCGACCTCGTCACCCGGGTCTTCGTCGACCCCGGCGACGTCGTCCTGGCCGAAGCGCCCACCTACGTCACCGCCATCAACACCTTCGCGGCGTTCCAGGCCGACATCCAGCACGTCGCCATGGACGGCGACGGCGTCATTCCAGAGGCACTGGAGGAGACCCTCGCGAACCTCACCGCCGCCGGGCGCCGGGTGAAGTTCTTCTACACGGTGCCCAACTTCCACAACCCCGCCGGCGTGACGCTCAGCGCCGAACGGCGGCACCGGGTCCTGGAGATCTGCGAGCGCTACGGTCTGCTGGTGCTGGAGGACAACCCCTATGGGCTGCTCCGCTACGAGGGCGAGCCCCTCCGCGCGCTGCGCGCCGATGCGCCCGACAACGTGATCTATCTGGGCTCGTTCTCCAAGACGCTCTCGCCGGGCTTCCGTATCGGCTGGGCGCTGGCCCCGCCGGCGGTCCGCGATAAGCTCGTGCTCGCCGCGGAGTCCGCGATGCTGAGTCATTCCACCTTCAACCAGATGGTGGTGGGGCAGTACCTGGCCAGCCACCCGTGGCGCGAGCAGATCAAGGATTTCAACGAGATGTACCGGGAGCGCCGCGACACCATGCTCGCGTCGCTGGAGTCCCTCATGCCCGCGGGCTGCTCCTGGACCAGCCCGCAGGGCGGGTTCTTCGTCTGGGTGACGCTGCCCGAGGGCCTCGACTCCAAGGCCATGCTGCCGCGCGCGGTAACCGAGCGTGTGGCCTACGTCCCCGGCACCGGCTTCTACGCGACCAACGAAGGACACGGCTCCATGCGGCTGTCGTTCTGCTACCCCACCCCCGAGCAGATCCGCGAGGGGATCCGGCGCCTGGTCGGAGCCATCGAGAACGAGACGGCGCTGCGTGATACCTTCGGCAGCGCAGCGGCCCCGAACACCTCCGGGCCCGACACGCCCACCCCCGACCTCCCCTAG